DNA from Mucilaginibacter mallensis:
CGGAGCGGATTGCAATGCACGACTGGAAAACCGCCCGGGTAGTGGCGCTTTGGATGTTCCTGTTTTTGGCAGGTGCCTTTATTTCAAGCGTTATCATTTCCTTTATCGGGCGTAATCAGCGCTTTTCCTATGTGATCCCCATATTAATAGAAATAGCCATTTTGCTTGGCGTAGCCGTATTTGGTTATAAATATGATCAAAGCCTGGTTGGCAAAGAGATCTTCGCTGGCAGCTTATTGTTCGCCATGGGGCTGCAAAATTCACTGGTATCAATCGTGTCCGGCTCGGTCGTCAGGACTACGCATCTCACAGGAACTTTTACCGATCTTGGGATTGAACTGGGCCAGATTATTCAGAAAAATACAACAGATAAAGCAGCCTTAAAAACGCGGATAAAATTGCGTTCAGCAATAATCTTTTTCTTTATGTGCGGTGCTTTGGGTGGCGCATATTTATTCCGCTACCTGAGTTTTCATGCATTTTTTATTCCACTGGCCATATTGGTCTTTACCTTACTATCCGATATTTATCGCATAAAGGTTAAGCGTTATTATATGCATCATAACCCATTTAATTAGTGTTTTATATCATTTCAGGAGTGATGATGGTCATTCCAGAGGCTGTTCATTAACGGCACATTTGTGTATAAAACAAATCAAAAAATGGAAACTTCAATCAACACATT
Protein-coding regions in this window:
- a CDS encoding YoaK family protein, with the translated sequence MLRHLGTKRTYAHNVKLASLLCVTAGFVNAAGFLGFAVLTTNVTGHAALFAERIAMHDWKTARVVALWMFLFLAGAFISSVIISFIGRNQRFSYVIPILIEIAILLGVAVFGYKYDQSLVGKEIFAGSLLFAMGLQNSLVSIVSGSVVRTTHLTGTFTDLGIELGQIIQKNTTDKAALKTRIKLRSAIIFFFMCGALGGAYLFRYLSFHAFFIPLAILVFTLLSDIYRIKVKRYYMHHNPFN